Proteins encoded by one window of Mycolicibacterium cosmeticum:
- a CDS encoding ABC transporter substrate-binding protein/permease, with amino-acid sequence MAGGLALAAPANADQCAPPGVDSASALPTNLAAAAKGPGADKYTTASVEPLQDIDVKALGLGVPGVLTVGTLSDAPPSICIDSKGQFTGFDNELLRAVADRIGLKINFVGTDFSGLLAQVASRRFDVGSSSITTTDARRKTVGFTNGYDFGYFSLVVPTGSPITGFSQLAKGQRIGVVQGTVQEAYVVDTLHLDPVKFPDYNTVYASLKTRQIDAWVAPSQQAVGTVQAGDPTVIVENTFSLDNFVAWAVAKENKPLIDALNAGLDAVIADGTWARLYSDWVPRALPPGWKPGSKAAPVPQLPDFAAIAAQHAGAPAAGAAAPKSTLAQLGAAFLDWDLYRQAIPDLFKTGLPNTLILTVCAAVIGVLLGLVLAIAGISRSRWLRWPARVYTDIFRGLPEVVIILVIGLGIGPVVGGLTGNNPYPLGIAALGLMSAAYVGEIFRSGIQSVEAGQLEASRALGFSYRSSMRLVVVPQGVRRVLPALVNQFISLLKASSLVYFLGLVANQRELFQVGRDLNAQTGNLSPLVAAGLFYLMLTIPLTHVVNLIDERLRTGRQPAPVQEEMI; translated from the coding sequence ATGGCCGGTGGGCTGGCCCTGGCTGCCCCGGCGAACGCCGACCAGTGCGCCCCACCCGGCGTCGACAGTGCCAGCGCGCTGCCGACCAACCTGGCCGCGGCCGCGAAGGGCCCCGGCGCGGACAAGTACACCACGGCGTCGGTGGAGCCGCTGCAGGACATCGATGTCAAGGCGCTCGGGCTCGGCGTTCCCGGCGTGCTCACCGTCGGCACCCTGTCCGACGCACCGCCCAGCATCTGCATCGACTCCAAAGGTCAGTTCACCGGTTTCGACAACGAGCTGCTGCGCGCCGTCGCCGACCGGATCGGGCTGAAGATCAACTTCGTCGGCACCGATTTCTCCGGGCTGCTGGCCCAGGTGGCCTCCCGGCGCTTCGACGTCGGCTCCTCGTCGATCACCACCACCGACGCCCGGCGCAAGACGGTCGGCTTCACCAATGGCTATGACTTCGGCTACTTCTCGCTGGTCGTGCCGACCGGCTCACCGATCACCGGCTTCTCCCAGCTGGCGAAGGGGCAGCGCATCGGCGTCGTGCAGGGCACCGTGCAGGAGGCGTATGTCGTCGACACCCTGCACCTGGATCCGGTGAAGTTCCCGGACTACAACACCGTCTACGCCAGCCTGAAGACCCGCCAGATCGACGCGTGGGTGGCGCCGTCACAGCAGGCCGTCGGCACGGTGCAGGCCGGGGACCCGACGGTCATCGTCGAGAACACCTTCAGTCTGGACAACTTCGTGGCGTGGGCCGTCGCCAAGGAGAACAAGCCGCTGATCGATGCGCTCAACGCCGGCCTGGACGCGGTGATCGCCGACGGCACCTGGGCCAGGTTGTACTCCGACTGGGTGCCGCGGGCACTGCCGCCGGGCTGGAAGCCGGGCTCCAAAGCCGCTCCCGTCCCGCAGCTTCCGGACTTCGCGGCGATCGCCGCCCAGCATGCCGGTGCACCCGCCGCCGGCGCCGCGGCACCCAAATCGACTCTGGCGCAACTGGGTGCGGCCTTCCTGGACTGGGATCTGTACCGGCAGGCCATCCCGGACCTGTTCAAGACCGGCCTGCCCAACACGCTGATCCTCACCGTCTGCGCCGCCGTCATCGGCGTCCTGCTCGGATTGGTGCTCGCCATTGCGGGCATCTCGCGCTCCCGGTGGCTGCGCTGGCCGGCGCGGGTCTACACCGACATCTTCCGCGGTCTGCCCGAGGTGGTGATCATCTTGGTGATCGGGCTGGGCATCGGACCGGTCGTCGGCGGGCTGACCGGAAACAACCCGTACCCGTTGGGGATTGCCGCGCTGGGATTGATGTCGGCGGCCTACGTGGGCGAGATCTTCCGGTCCGGTATCCAGAGTGTGGAGGCAGGTCAGCTGGAGGCCTCGCGCGCCCTGGGTTTCAGCTACCGCTCGTCGATGCGGCTGGTGGTGGTGCCCCAGGGCGTGCGCCGGGTGCTGCCGGCGCTGGTGAACCAGTTCATCTCGCTGCTCAAGGCGTCCTCGCTGGTGTACTTCCTGGGGCTGGTGGCCAACCAGCGGGAGCTGTTCCAGGTGGGACGTGACCTCAACGCCCAGACCGGCAACCTGTCCCCGTTGGTGGCGGCCGGATTGTTCTATCTGATGCTCACCATCCCACTGACCCATGTGGTGAACCTCATCGACGAGCGGCTGCGCACCGGACGCCAGCCGGCCCCGGTGCAAGAGGAGATGATCTGA
- a CDS encoding GntR family transcriptional regulator, translating into MPKRYGVNEREQVVGHVAQLILTGKLRSGDRLDRNDLAASLGVSRVPVQEAVAQLEHDGIVTTRYHRGAFIARFDARVLLEHYHLFGVLNGLVSAGAAAEATGETIARLKDLTAQLRPENFHDIAWEYRRLLTEQHAGPRLQAAIDASQTFIPRAFWADHLLAGPALLQHYENETNAIADGDPDAARAACQTGAALMGRVMLAELVRRGVLAPLIPSGPD; encoded by the coding sequence TTGCCCAAGCGGTACGGCGTCAACGAGCGCGAGCAGGTCGTCGGGCACGTCGCGCAGCTGATCCTGACCGGAAAGCTCCGGTCCGGAGATCGCCTGGACCGCAACGACCTAGCCGCCTCCCTCGGGGTCAGCCGGGTACCCGTCCAAGAGGCGGTGGCCCAACTCGAGCACGACGGCATCGTGACCACCCGCTACCACCGCGGCGCGTTCATCGCCCGGTTCGACGCCCGGGTGCTGCTGGAGCACTACCACCTGTTCGGGGTACTCAACGGCCTGGTGTCGGCGGGGGCGGCCGCCGAGGCCACCGGTGAGACCATCGCACGGCTCAAGGACCTCACCGCGCAGCTGCGGCCGGAAAACTTCCACGACATCGCGTGGGAGTATCGGCGGCTGCTGACCGAGCAGCACGCCGGGCCACGGCTGCAGGCCGCGATCGACGCCTCGCAGACCTTCATCCCGCGCGCATTCTGGGCCGACCACCTGCTCGCCGGGCCCGCACTGTTACAGCATTACGAGAACGAGACCAACGCCATCGCCGACGGTGACCCCGACGCCGCCCGCGCCGCGTGCCAGACGGGTGCGGCCCTGATGGGCCGGGTGATGTTGGCCGAGCTGGTGCGTCGCGGGGTGCTGGCCCCGCTGATCCCGTCCGGCCCGGACTGA
- a CDS encoding LLM class F420-dependent oxidoreductase yields the protein MTRIGVQLQPQHSPDYGHIRDAVRRCEDLGVDIAFNWDHFFPLYGDPDGPHYECWTMLAAWAEQTSRIEIGALVTCNSYRNPELLADMARTVDNISDGRLILGIGSGWKEKDYDEYGYEFGTAGSRLDDLAAAMPRITSRLSKLNPQPVREIPILIGGQGERKTLKLVAQYAHIWHGFTTAESYPDKAAVLDRHCADAGRDPGAIERSAGVDRSGDGLIANAEALTALGVSLLTVGVNGPDYDLSEAEELVRWRDSRS from the coding sequence ATGACTCGGATCGGCGTTCAGCTGCAGCCCCAGCACTCCCCCGACTACGGTCACATCCGCGACGCGGTGCGCCGTTGTGAGGACCTCGGTGTGGACATCGCCTTCAACTGGGATCACTTCTTCCCGTTGTACGGTGACCCGGACGGACCGCACTACGAATGCTGGACCATGCTGGCCGCCTGGGCCGAGCAGACCTCGCGTATCGAGATCGGCGCGTTGGTCACCTGCAACTCCTACCGCAATCCCGAGCTGCTGGCCGATATGGCCCGCACCGTCGACAACATCTCCGACGGCCGGCTGATCCTGGGCATCGGGTCCGGCTGGAAGGAGAAGGACTACGACGAGTACGGCTACGAATTCGGCACGGCGGGAAGCAGACTCGACGACCTGGCCGCCGCCATGCCGCGCATCACCTCGCGGCTGAGCAAGCTCAACCCCCAGCCGGTGCGCGAGATCCCGATCCTGATCGGCGGCCAAGGCGAACGCAAGACGCTCAAGCTCGTCGCGCAGTACGCGCACATCTGGCACGGTTTCACCACCGCGGAAAGCTACCCGGACAAGGCCGCGGTGCTGGACCGGCACTGCGCCGACGCCGGCCGCGACCCGGGCGCCATCGAACGCTCCGCCGGCGTGGACCGCAGCGGTGACGGGTTGATCGCCAACGCCGAAGCGCTTACCGCGCTGGGGGTTTCGCTGCTGACCGTCGGCGTCAACGGCCCGGACTACGACCTGTCGGAGGCCGAAGAGCTGGTCCGGTGGCGCGACAGCCGGAGCTGA
- a CDS encoding PhoX family protein, which yields MALVPLNLLVSHHGRSARQHVTCRNRCGDACSKPVPNTSANEYFGDIVAEMSRRSVLRATGIAVLAVGAGSALAACADDTPAAGTGSTTPAPQGQPPAGMRFDSVAPNTEDAVVVPAGYQQRVVIAWGDPVLPGAPVFDINRQTGAAQRQQFGFNNDFAALLPIKDRPGRYLLVSNHEYVSPQFMFHGYDADAPTREQFDVETGAVGLSVVEVERGPQGGLRPVLGRLNRRITADTPFTLTGPAAGSPAVRTAADPAGRTVIGTFANCSGGVTPWGTILSGEENFHTYFGAAEGTPAAEPDRFKRYGVLTEPSELRWENFDPRFDLAKTPTEVNRFGYVIEINPWDPASTPVKHSALGRFKHEAANVYVTGDGTVVVYTGDDERFDYMYKFVSDKKIEPGNMAHNMTLLDEGTLYVAKLSSDIPADQIDGSGKLPAKGSFAGSGTWLPLLHSGPDGESESLVEGFSAQDVAVFTRLAADKAGATKMDRPEDFEANPKTGKLYVALTNNDKRGTEGKAKPDAANPRNENKNGQVLEITDDHGGTTFTWDLLLVCGDPAAADTYYGGFDKTKVSPISCPDNVAFDGHGNLWISTDGNALDSNDGLFAVALDGDRRGETKQFLTVPVGAETCGPVVTDDLITVSVQHPGEGDDHSLDNPLSHWPDGGNAPARPAVVAVWRDGGAIGV from the coding sequence ATGGCCCTCGTTCCGCTGAATCTGCTTGTCTCCCATCACGGTCGCTCCGCCCGCCAGCATGTGACCTGCCGCAACCGCTGCGGCGACGCATGCTCCAAGCCGGTCCCCAACACCAGTGCCAACGAGTACTTCGGCGATATCGTCGCCGAGATGTCGCGCCGCTCGGTGCTGCGCGCCACCGGTATCGCCGTGCTGGCCGTGGGAGCGGGTTCGGCCCTGGCCGCCTGTGCCGACGACACACCCGCGGCGGGCACCGGGTCGACCACGCCCGCGCCGCAGGGGCAGCCGCCGGCCGGCATGCGGTTCGACAGCGTGGCCCCCAACACCGAAGACGCCGTCGTCGTGCCCGCGGGCTACCAGCAGCGCGTCGTAATCGCCTGGGGCGACCCGGTGCTGCCCGGCGCCCCGGTGTTCGACATCAACCGGCAGACCGGCGCCGCGCAACGCCAGCAGTTCGGCTTCAACAACGACTTCGCGGCACTGCTGCCCATCAAGGACCGGCCCGGGCGCTACCTGCTGGTGTCCAACCACGAATACGTCAGCCCGCAGTTCATGTTTCACGGGTACGACGCCGATGCCCCCACCCGCGAGCAGTTCGACGTCGAGACCGGCGCGGTCGGCCTCTCGGTGGTCGAGGTGGAACGCGGCCCGCAGGGCGGTTTGCGGCCGGTGTTGGGCCGTCTCAACCGCCGCATCACCGCCGACACTCCGTTCACCCTGACCGGACCGGCCGCCGGCTCACCGGCCGTGCGGACCGCCGCCGACCCCGCCGGACGCACCGTGATCGGCACCTTCGCCAACTGCTCGGGTGGCGTAACACCTTGGGGCACAATTCTTTCCGGCGAGGAGAATTTCCACACCTATTTCGGTGCCGCCGAGGGCACACCCGCCGCGGAGCCGGACCGATTCAAGCGTTACGGCGTGCTCACCGAACCGTCGGAACTGCGGTGGGAGAACTTCGATCCGCGCTTCGACCTGGCCAAGACGCCGACCGAGGTGAACCGGTTCGGCTACGTCATCGAGATCAACCCGTGGGATCCCGCCTCCACACCGGTGAAGCACTCCGCGCTGGGCCGGTTCAAGCACGAGGCCGCCAACGTGTATGTCACCGGTGACGGCACCGTGGTGGTGTACACCGGCGACGACGAACGCTTCGACTACATGTACAAGTTCGTGTCGGACAAGAAGATCGAACCCGGCAACATGGCGCACAATATGACGCTGCTGGACGAGGGCACGCTGTACGTCGCCAAGCTGTCCAGCGACATCCCGGCCGACCAGATCGACGGCAGCGGCAAGCTGCCCGCCAAGGGCAGCTTCGCCGGCTCCGGCACCTGGCTCCCGCTGCTGCACTCCGGGCCCGACGGTGAGTCCGAGTCCCTGGTCGAGGGTTTCTCGGCGCAGGACGTCGCCGTGTTCACCCGGCTGGCCGCCGACAAGGCCGGCGCCACCAAGATGGACCGCCCCGAGGATTTCGAGGCCAACCCGAAGACCGGCAAGCTGTACGTCGCGCTGACCAACAACGACAAGCGCGGCACCGAGGGCAAGGCCAAGCCGGATGCGGCCAACCCCCGTAACGAGAACAAGAACGGCCAGGTCCTGGAGATCACCGATGACCACGGTGGCACCACCTTCACCTGGGATCTGCTGCTGGTCTGCGGTGACCCGGCCGCGGCCGACACCTACTACGGCGGCTTCGACAAGACGAAGGTCAGCCCGATCTCCTGCCCGGACAACGTCGCCTTCGACGGGCACGGCAACCTGTGGATCTCCACCGACGGCAACGCGCTGGACTCCAACGACGGACTGTTCGCGGTGGCACTGGACGGCGACCGGCGCGGGGAGACCAAACAGTTCCTCACCGTGCCGGTCGGTGCGGAGACGTGCGGACCGGTGGTCACCGACGACCTGATCACCGTCAGCGTGCAGCACCCCGGCGAGGGCGACGACCACAGCCTGGACAACCCGCTGTCGCACTGGCCCGACGGCGGCAACGCCCCGGCCCGGCCCGCCGTGGTGGCGGTATGGCGGGACGGCGGCGCCATAGGCGTGTAA
- a CDS encoding alpha/beta fold hydrolase, with product MTPQIPDDELAGLDEFGLLHENAAQIGTTRIPPVTRADSGEVSFLKWGTEAPEVVFLHGGGQNAHTWDTVILGLGVPALAIDLPGHGRSGWRADGDYGPKLAAGLIAPLLREHAPDARLLVGMSLGGLTALRIAATAPELVRELVLVDVTPSAPERHTEMTKAQMGTVALVRENRTFPTFADMLEVTVAAAPHRDRNSLRRGVFHNSKQLDDGTWTWRYDSFRKGDGFEGLWDDVPAITMPTTLIRGANSFFVNDEDAATFARTAPGFRQTHVVEGAGHSVQGDQPAKLVELLREILG from the coding sequence ATGACTCCACAAATCCCGGATGACGAGCTGGCCGGCCTGGACGAGTTCGGGCTGCTGCACGAGAACGCCGCGCAGATCGGGACCACCCGGATCCCGCCGGTGACGCGTGCGGACTCCGGCGAGGTCAGCTTCCTCAAGTGGGGCACCGAGGCGCCCGAAGTGGTGTTCCTGCACGGTGGCGGGCAGAACGCGCACACCTGGGACACCGTCATCCTCGGCTTGGGTGTGCCGGCACTGGCGATCGACCTGCCCGGCCATGGCCGCTCCGGTTGGCGCGCCGACGGCGACTACGGCCCCAAGCTGGCGGCCGGCCTGATCGCCCCGCTCCTGCGCGAACACGCCCCCGACGCGCGGCTGCTGGTCGGCATGTCGCTGGGCGGGCTGACCGCGCTGCGGATCGCGGCCACCGCACCGGAGCTGGTGCGCGAACTGGTGCTGGTCGACGTCACGCCGTCCGCGCCCGAACGGCACACCGAGATGACCAAGGCGCAGATGGGCACCGTCGCGCTGGTGCGGGAGAACCGGACCTTCCCGACGTTCGCCGACATGCTCGAGGTCACGGTTGCCGCAGCACCGCACCGAGACCGGAATTCGTTGCGGCGCGGCGTGTTCCACAATTCCAAGCAACTCGACGACGGCACCTGGACCTGGCGCTACGACTCGTTCCGCAAGGGCGACGGGTTCGAAGGCCTGTGGGACGACGTCCCGGCGATCACCATGCCCACCACCCTGATCCGCGGCGCCAACTCGTTCTTCGTCAACGACGAGGACGCCGCGACGTTCGCCCGCACCGCGCCGGGATTCCGGCAGACCCATGTGGTCGAGGGCGCCGGGCATTCCGTCCAGGGTGACCAGCCGGCGAAACTGGTGGAGTTGCTCCGCGAGATCCTCGGATAA